The proteins below come from a single Cervus elaphus chromosome 4, mCerEla1.1, whole genome shotgun sequence genomic window:
- the LOC122688063 gene encoding zinc finger protein 875-like, translated as MYTEWGQNFSSTSVLIKNQRTYSGQKPYVCTECGQDFTWKSNLITQQRIHSGEKPYMCKECGRGFAWKSNLFMYQRTHSGLKPYVFKECGQSFSLKSNLVTHQRAHSGEKPYICKECGHGFRQHSHLIRHKRTYSGEKPYVCRECEQGFSQKSHLNRHLRTHTGEKPYVCTECGRHFSWKSNLKTHQRTHSGVKLYMCLECGQPFSQKSNVDKHQRSHMGEGILMQGM; from the coding sequence ATGTACACCGAGTGGGGACAAAACTTCAGTAGTACGTCAGTCCTCATCAAAAACCAAAGGACATATTCTGGGCAAAAGCCTTATGTGTGCACGGAATGTGGGCAAGACTTTACCTGGAAGTCAAACCTCATCACACAGCAGAGGATACACTCTGGGGAGAAACCATATATGTGCAAGGAGTGTGGACGAGGCTTTGCTTGGAAATCAAACCTCTTCATGTATCAGAGGACACACTCAGGGCTCAAGCCTTATGTGTTCAAGGAGTGTGGCCAGAGCTTTAGCCTGAAGTCAAATCTTGTCACACACCAAAGGGCACACTCTGGGGAGAAGCCTTACATTTGCAAGGAGTGTGGGCATGGCTTTCGCCAGCATTCACACCTCATCAGACATAAGAGGACATACTCAGGAGAGAAGCcttatgtttgcagggagtgtgagcAAGGCTTTAGCCAGAAGTCACACCTTAATAGACACTTAAGgacacacacaggagagaaaccttatgTGTGCACAGAATGTGGGCGTCATTTTAGCTGGAAATCAAACCTCAagacacaccagaggacacactcAGGGGTTAAACTTTACATGTGTCTGGAGTGTGGGCAGCCCTTTAGCCAGAAGTCAAACGTCGACAAACACCAGAGGTCACACATGGGAGAAGGCATTCTTATGCAGGGAATGTGA